The window CGGCCTCGCGGTCGGCACCCTGGGCATGCTCGCCGAGACCGGCCTGAGCCAGTGGATCATGCCCGACCCGTGGCCGACGTCGATGCTGCTCGACACGATGATCGTCGGCGTGATCGCCGGTGTCTCCGGTGGCCTCATCGGCGCGTGGCAGCACCAGCGGATCACCGAGATCGCCCAACCGCACACGGTTGTCCGGCCGCAGGGCTTCCGCCGCAGGCACGCCCTGGGTCTCGTCGGCGCGCTCGGCGCGACGGCGGTGCTCGGTTTCGTCGTGCCGCCGCAGGACCCGGACCCGGGCTGGACGGCGGAAGTCCAACTCACCGAGTCCCCCACCGGCCTGCACGTCGAGCGGCCGGACGGCGCCCCGGAGCGCTGGGTCAACGCCACCATCAAGATCACGCCCGCGGAGATCACCAAGGACGCGGTGTGGCTCAACGGGTTCTCCTGGCAGGGCGGCGGCTTCAACAGCGCGCCCCTGGTCCCGCTGGGCGACGGCGTCTACCGGACCAGCGAGCCGCTGCCGGTGTTCGGCAACTGGAAGTCCGGCATCCGGCTGCACACCAGCGACCGCGTGCTGACCCTGGCGCCGGTCTACGCCCCGGCCGACCCGGCGGCGAACGCCCCGGCGATCGCCGCCGTCGACGGGCCGCACCCGTTCGTCAAGGAGATCGACTTCCTGCAGCGGGAGCGCAAGTCCGACACCCCGCCCGTGCTGTGGTCGATCGCCTACCTGTTCGTCGGCGGCATCTTCGCCCTCGCCTGGGCCCTGTTCGCCTGGCTCTACGCCTCGGCGGCGCAGCCCGTGCGGGAACGGACCAAGGCTGTCGCGTAGCTCCCCTTCGTCCGCCCGAAAGGTCATCGACTCTCGGTGACCGGCGGTCGACGCTGTGAGACGGCACCCATGTCGGCCCACAGGGAGCACTCGATGTCCGCACCGATCGAACAGCTCGACCCCGAAGTCCAGGAACAGCTCAGAGCCCACTTGGAGATCTCCGACAACTCGGAGCTACCCGGGCCGGGGGAGAACTACGAAGAGATCCTCACCTTCTTCGGCGAGCAGTACGAGGCGCTGAAACAGGAGGTCGAGGTCGTCAAGACCCGCATCGCCTATCTGCTCGAGTCCCTGCCGCAGTACATCGACCAGGCGGGAGGCTCGCGATGAACCCCACCTCGTACCTCGACACGCTCCCCACGGAGTTGCAGCAGCAGATCGTCAACCAGCTCGACGCCGATTCCGTGGCCACGCTGGCCATGCAGGTCTCGGCGATGCGTATGCGTGAGGTGGCCCTCACGCGCCTGCAGGCGATGCAGGGCGGGTTGCAGGCGCTCAACGACGCCATGGACCGCGAGTTGCAGCAGATCTGGGAGGACGGTTACTGACGCCCCCGGGTCACGGGATCGCGCGCTCCAAGGCGTCGAGCAGGGGCGCGACCCGATACGGGATCTGTTCGGTCATCGCGACGGCTGTCGTGCTGCGGATGACGCCGCGGCACGCCAGCACCGCGTTGATCACCTCGTGCAGGTGCCTGGTGTTGCGGGCGGCGACGCGGACCAGCAGGTCGCCGTCGCCCGCGATGCCATGCGCCTCCAACACGAACGGCACGACGGCGAGGTCCTCGATCGCCGACCCGAGCCTGCCCTGTGCGACCTGCACCGTCAGAAACGCGGTGACCTCGACGCCCAGTTCCGTGTAGTCCACCGAGCGACCGCGCATGCCGACAACGCCCTGGCGTTCGAGCCGGGCGACACGCGCGTGCGCGGTGTTGCGCGCGATGCCCAACCGCTCGGCCAGCTCGGTGATGCCGATGCGCGGACTCGCGACCAGCTCGCGGATGACCCGCAGGTCAAGCCGGTTCAGCATGCCCATGCTGCGCAACCTCCTCACTGGACACGAACCAGATTTGAGCATTTCGCTCAAATTCCACCTCACAGTCTTGCACTACGCTCACCGTGGGCCGTCTCCTTGCCCGCGACGCGCAGGCGAATGAGAGGTGTCGACGACCATGACGGAGCTGTTCGAGGGGTACCGCCCCGCTGACGTCGTGCGCCGGACCTCAGGTCTGGGCGCCATGACCGGGGTCCAGGCCCTCGGCAAGCTGCTTGTCGACCAGCACCGCGCCGACCAGGCCAGGGGCTGGAAGACCGCGGGCCTGGTCTCCGGGTACCGGGGGTCACCGCTCGCGGGGCTCGACCAGGTGCTCGACCGCAACGCCGACCTGCTCGCCGAGCACGACATCAAGTTCATCCCCGGCGTCAACGAGGAGCTGGGCGCGACCGTCGTCTACGGCTCCCAGCTCGCCCCGCAGCTGCCCGATCCGCGCTTCGAGGGCGTCTTCGGCCTCTGGTACGGCAAGGCGCCCGGTGTGGACCGCTCCGTCGACGCGTTCAAGCACGGCACGTGGATGGGCACCACCCCGCGCGGCGGCGTGCTCGTCGTCGCCGGTGACGACCCGGCCAGCAAGTCCTCGTCGCTGCCGTCCAATTCCACGATGGCGCTGGCCGAGTCGCTGATGCCGGTGCTGGCGCCGGTCGACGTCGCCGACGTGCTGCGGCTGGGCCGCTTCGGCTTCGAGATGTCGCGGTTCAGCGGCGCGTGGACCGGGTTCACCGTGGTCACCAACATCGGCGACGCCTACGAGATCGTCGACCTGGGCGCGACGCCGGAGATCGTGGTCCCCGAGTTCGAGTGGGACGGGCGGCCGTGGCGGCCCACCCACAAGCCCGGTGTCGGCATCCCCGAGGCGCTGGCGATGGAGCGCGAGGTGCTCGACGGCAGGCTCGCCGCCGCCGTCGCGTTCGGCGCGGCCAACGGCCTGGACCGCATCGAGGGCGCGGTGTCCGACGCCCGGATCGGCCTGGTCGCCTCCGGCCACAACTACGCCTCCCTGCGCGACGCGCTGCAGCGACTCGGCCTTACCGAGGACGCGCTTCGCGCGCGCGGGATCCGGGTCCTGCGCCTGGGCATGGTCCACCCGCTCGACCGGGACCTGCTGTTCCGCTTCGCCGACGGCCTCGACGAGTTGGTCGTCATCGAGGACAAGCGCCCGTTCATCGAGACGCTGATCAAGGAAGCGCTGTTCGACAAGGCCGTCCGGCCGCGCGTCTACGGCAAGCAGGGACCTGAGGGCAAGACGCTCATCCCCGTGCACGGTGCGCTGGAGGCCGACCGGATCCTGGTCGCGCTCGGCCGCTTCCTGGCCGAGCGGGTCGGCCGCGAGCACGTCGACCTTCGGCACCCGGCGTTCAAGCCGCGGCTGCCCGCGCTGACGCTCACGCCGATCAACCGCACCCCGTTCTTCTGCTCCGGCTGCCCGCACAACCGCTCCACCGAGACCCCCGACGGCTCGCTCGCGGGCGCGGGCATCGGCTGCCACGCGATGACCACGTTCATGGACCGCAGCGTCGGCTTCACGCAGATGGGCGGCGAGGGCGTGAGCTGGGTGGGCGCGGCGCCGTTCACCGGCACCACGCACCTGTTCCAGAACCTCGGCGACGGCACGTTCTTCCACTCCGGCAGCCTCGCCGTGCGCCAGGCCGTCGCGGCGAACACCAACATCACCTTCAAGCTGCTCTACAACGCCGCGGTCGCGATGACCGGCGGCCAGCACGCCGACGGGTCGGTCGACCCGGCCGCGGTGACCCGGATGCTGCACGCCGAGGGCGTCGTCAAGACCGTCGTGGTCTCCGACGAGCCGCGCAAGTACCCGCGCTCGACCAAGTGGGCGCCGGGCGTCCGCGTGCGTCACCGCGACGACCTGGACAAGGTCCAGCGCGAGCTGCGCGAGACTGAGGGCGTCACGGTGATCCTCTACGACCAGGAGTGCGCCGCGGAGAAGCGCCGCAAGCGCAAGCGCGGGCTGGCGCCGGACCCGGCCAAGCGGGTCATGATCAACGAGTCGGTGTGCGAGGGCTGCGGCGACTGTGGACAGAAGTCCAACTGCCTGAGCGTCGAGCCGACCGACACCGAGTTCGGCCGCAAGACCCAGATCGACCAGACCTCGTGCAACAAGGACTACTCCTGCCTGCTCGGCGACTGCCCGTCGTTCCTGACGGTCATCCCCGGCACCGGCAAGAAGCGCCTGGTCCGCGACGAGCTGCCCGCCGACCTGCCCGAGCCGGATTCGCGGCCGACCTCGGCGAACCTGGTGATGGTCGGCATCGGCGGCACCGGTGTCGTCACGACCAACCAGGTGCTCGCCACCGCCGCGCTGATCAGCGGGCTGGACGCGCGGGCGCTGGACCAGACCGGGCTGAGCCAGAAGGCGGGCGCGGTGGTCTCCCACCTGCGCATCACGCCGGAGCCGACGTCGCTACCCGGGCTGGTGCCCGCGGGGACCGCCACCGGCTACCTCGCCTTCGACGCGCTGGCCGCGACCACCGACGTCAACCTCTCGCGGTGCTCCGACCGCACGATCGCGGTCGTGTCCACTTCGGAGGTTCCGACCGGGAAGATGGTCGTCGACCCGGCGGCGTCCTACCCGGGGCGTGAGGACCTGCTCGGCAAGATCTCCGGTCGGACCAAGTCGGTGCACGCCTTCGACGCGCTCGACCTGGCGGAACGGCTCTTCGGCAGCACGGCGGCGGCCAACTTCCTCGTCGTCGGCGCGGCCTACCAGGCCGGGCTGCTGCCGCTGACCGCGTCGGCCATCGAGCGGGCCATCGAGCTCAACGGCGTCGGCGTGGCCACGACCATCCAGGCGTTCCGCGCCGGCCGCAAGGTCGTGCAGGACCCGACCTGGATCAGCTCGACGAAGCCCGCCGCGGCCCCGGTGGAAGGCACCGAACTGGAGCGCCTGCTGGCGATCCGGGTGCCGGAGCTGACCGCGTACCAGAACGCCGACTACGCGCGCCGGTACACCGACGTCGTGTCCACTGTGGAAGCGGCGGAGCGTGCGCTGGGGCTGCCCGGCACGCCGCTCACCGAGGCGGTCGCGCGGAACCTGTTCAAGCTGATGGCGTACAAGGACGAGTACGAGGTCGCCCGGCTGCACCTCGACCCGGAGCTGCGCGCGTCGGTCGAGGAGAAGTTCGGCGCGGGCGCCACCATCGGCTACCAGCTGCACCCGCCGATGCTGCGGGCCATGGGGATGAAGCGGAAGCTCACGCTCAAGCGGACGGCCGGTCCGGCGTTCAAGGTGCTGCGGGCTCTTCGCGGACTTCGCGGCACCGCTTTCGACCCGTTCGGCCACGCCCACCTGCGCAAGGTGGAACGTGCGTTGATCAGCGAATACGTCGCGATGATCGAGCGGATCGCGGGCGAAATGACCACCGAGAGCCACGCCGTGGCCTGCGAATTGGCGGCGCTGCCGGATTCGGTGCGCGGCTACGAGGACATCAAGCTCGCGTCCATCAATCGTTATCAAGAGCGGATTCTTGGTCTACTGGATCGATTCGACCAGGCGAATCGTCCTCTGGAAAGGGTCTAGACCGGCGGTTAACTGGCAACTGTTAACGCTTTCGGAGCGTCATAACCCGACCTACGTTCCCTCTCGAATGGTGAAGGCAATGTTCACCCGAAGGTGCATGCCGTCACCGGTTGCGCATTCACGAGAGGACCTCTTGATGAAGAAGCGGTACACCGCCGCGCTCGCCACCCTGGGCCTGGCCATCGCCGGGTTCGCGGTTCCGACGCTGGCAGGAACGGCCCAGGCTGGTCAGGACGCGGCGATCGAGGCTGGCTACGACCAGTTCATCGTCACCTTCGCCGACTCGGCGACGTCCCGTGGCCTCGCCCACAAGGGTGTCACCCAGGTGCGCGAGCTCACCTCGGGCAGCGTCGTCGTCAAGCCCTCCCGCGGCCTCGGCCGCAACGGCACGGCCGCGCTGATGAACGACCTGCGCAAGCAGGCCGGTGTCGTGAGCGTCGAGCCCGACCTGATCATGACCGCCACCTCGGCGGACACCCGCTACAGCGAGCAGTGGGACCTCTTCGAGGCCACCGCGGGCATGAACGCCCCCGGCGCGTGGACCACCGCTGACGGCGCGGGCGTGACCGTCGCGGTCATCGACACCGGCATCGTGAAGCACTCGGACCTCGACGGCAACGTGCTGCCCGGCTACGACTTCATCAGCGACGCCACCAGCGCCCGCGACGGCAACGGCCGCGACGCGAACCCGAACGACGAGGGTGACTGGTACGCGGCGGGCGAGTGCGGCGGCGCCGCCAAGCCGAGCGACTCGAGCTGGCACGGCAGCCACGTCGCGGGCACCATCGCGGCGGTCTCGGGCAACAACAACGGCATCGCGGGCATCGCGGCGAAGTCCAAGATCGTCCCCGTCCGCGTCCTCGGCAAGTGCGGTGGCCGCACCTCCGACATCGCCGACGCCATCACCTGGGCGTCCGGCGGCAAGGTCCGCGGCGTGCCCGCCAACGCCAACCCGGCCAAGGTCCTGAACCTCAGCCTCGGCGGCAGCGGCACCTGTGCCCGCGCCTACCAGCGCGCCATCGACGGTGCGGTGTCCCGCGGCACGACCGTCGTCATCGCGGCGGGCAACTCGAACTCCAACGTCTCGGGCTTCACCCCGGCCAACTGCAACAACGTGGTGTCGGTGGCCGCCAGCGACCGCGAGGGCAACCGCGCGTTCTACTCGAACTACG is drawn from Actinokineospora alba and contains these coding sequences:
- a CDS encoding S8 family peptidase; amino-acid sequence: MKKRYTAALATLGLAIAGFAVPTLAGTAQAGQDAAIEAGYDQFIVTFADSATSRGLAHKGVTQVRELTSGSVVVKPSRGLGRNGTAALMNDLRKQAGVVSVEPDLIMTATSADTRYSEQWDLFEATAGMNAPGAWTTADGAGVTVAVIDTGIVKHSDLDGNVLPGYDFISDATSARDGNGRDANPNDEGDWYAAGECGGAAKPSDSSWHGSHVAGTIAAVSGNNNGIAGIAAKSKIVPVRVLGKCGGRTSDIADAITWASGGKVRGVPANANPAKVLNLSLGGSGTCARAYQRAIDGAVSRGTTVVIAAGNSNSNVSGFTPANCNNVVSVAASDREGNRAFYSNYGALIDVTAPGGEVRNETDAPGTRTKPQDGILSTINAGTTTQTTEDYKTFMGTSMAAPHVAGLVALMLGEKPLTPAQVEAALKANVRPLAGVCAEGCGSGLIDATKTIANI
- a CDS encoding indolepyruvate ferredoxin oxidoreductase family protein, with the protein product MTELFEGYRPADVVRRTSGLGAMTGVQALGKLLVDQHRADQARGWKTAGLVSGYRGSPLAGLDQVLDRNADLLAEHDIKFIPGVNEELGATVVYGSQLAPQLPDPRFEGVFGLWYGKAPGVDRSVDAFKHGTWMGTTPRGGVLVVAGDDPASKSSSLPSNSTMALAESLMPVLAPVDVADVLRLGRFGFEMSRFSGAWTGFTVVTNIGDAYEIVDLGATPEIVVPEFEWDGRPWRPTHKPGVGIPEALAMEREVLDGRLAAAVAFGAANGLDRIEGAVSDARIGLVASGHNYASLRDALQRLGLTEDALRARGIRVLRLGMVHPLDRDLLFRFADGLDELVVIEDKRPFIETLIKEALFDKAVRPRVYGKQGPEGKTLIPVHGALEADRILVALGRFLAERVGREHVDLRHPAFKPRLPALTLTPINRTPFFCSGCPHNRSTETPDGSLAGAGIGCHAMTTFMDRSVGFTQMGGEGVSWVGAAPFTGTTHLFQNLGDGTFFHSGSLAVRQAVAANTNITFKLLYNAAVAMTGGQHADGSVDPAAVTRMLHAEGVVKTVVVSDEPRKYPRSTKWAPGVRVRHRDDLDKVQRELRETEGVTVILYDQECAAEKRRKRKRGLAPDPAKRVMINESVCEGCGDCGQKSNCLSVEPTDTEFGRKTQIDQTSCNKDYSCLLGDCPSFLTVIPGTGKKRLVRDELPADLPEPDSRPTSANLVMVGIGGTGVVTTNQVLATAALISGLDARALDQTGLSQKAGAVVSHLRITPEPTSLPGLVPAGTATGYLAFDALAATTDVNLSRCSDRTIAVVSTSEVPTGKMVVDPAASYPGREDLLGKISGRTKSVHAFDALDLAERLFGSTAAANFLVVGAAYQAGLLPLTASAIERAIELNGVGVATTIQAFRAGRKVVQDPTWISSTKPAAAPVEGTELERLLAIRVPELTAYQNADYARRYTDVVSTVEAAERALGLPGTPLTEAVARNLFKLMAYKDEYEVARLHLDPELRASVEEKFGAGATIGYQLHPPMLRAMGMKRKLTLKRTAGPAFKVLRALRGLRGTAFDPFGHAHLRKVERALISEYVAMIERIAGEMTTESHAVACELAALPDSVRGYEDIKLASINRYQERILGLLDRFDQANRPLERV
- a CDS encoding Lrp/AsnC family transcriptional regulator is translated as MGMLNRLDLRVIRELVASPRIGITELAERLGIARNTAHARVARLERQGVVGMRGRSVDYTELGVEVTAFLTVQVAQGRLGSAIEDLAVVPFVLEAHGIAGDGDLLVRVAARNTRHLHEVINAVLACRGVIRSTTAVAMTEQIPYRVAPLLDALERAIP